In Sphingopyxis sp. FD7, a single window of DNA contains:
- the lipB gene encoding lipoyl(octanoyl) transferase LipB: protein MPSLSQPQWTVSPGLTDYAVALADMDARAAAIHAGESGERIWLIEHPPLYTAGTSADPAELLDPRFPVYDAGRGGRYTYHGPGQRVGYVQLDLTRRGRDVRAYVHALEGWVIDALALLGVAARRAEGRIGIWTDDARGREAKIGAIGVRVKRWVTMHGFSLNVAPDLAHFTGIVPCGIAEYPVTSLAALGKAADFAEVDAALAATLPAFLDKLRPSD from the coding sequence ATGCCGTCGCTTTCCCAGCCCCAATGGACCGTCAGCCCCGGCCTCACCGACTATGCCGTGGCGCTCGCCGACATGGACGCGCGCGCCGCCGCGATCCATGCGGGCGAAAGCGGCGAACGCATCTGGCTGATCGAGCATCCGCCGCTTTATACTGCGGGGACGAGCGCCGATCCCGCCGAACTGCTCGATCCACGCTTTCCCGTCTATGACGCGGGACGCGGCGGACGTTACACCTATCACGGCCCCGGCCAGCGCGTCGGCTATGTCCAGCTCGACCTGACGCGCCGTGGCCGCGATGTGCGCGCTTATGTCCATGCGCTCGAAGGCTGGGTGATCGATGCGCTCGCGCTGCTCGGCGTCGCGGCGCGGCGGGCCGAAGGACGCATCGGCATCTGGACCGACGACGCACGGGGGCGCGAGGCCAAGATCGGCGCGATTGGCGTGCGCGTCAAACGCTGGGTGACGATGCACGGCTTTTCGCTGAACGTTGCGCCCGACCTGGCCCATTTCACCGGCATCGTGCCGTGCGGCATCGCCGAATATCCCGTGACCAGTCTCGCCGCGCTGGGCAAGGCGGCCGATTTTGCCGAGGTCGATGCCGCGCTGGCTGCGACGCTTCCCGCCTTTCTCGACAAGCTGCGGCCGAGCGATTAG